From a single Lolium rigidum isolate FL_2022 chromosome 7, APGP_CSIRO_Lrig_0.1, whole genome shotgun sequence genomic region:
- the LOC124679035 gene encoding glycolipid transfer protein 1-like, producing the protein MEGTVFAPSLQGMKHVKSDSGVILTKPFLEVCKHILPVLDKFGSAMSIVKSDIGGNISRLEAKYASDPTKYEQLHNMVQVEVASKTAKSSSSCTNGLLWLTRAMDFLVALFHNLVQHTDWQMPQVCSDAYRNTLRKWHGWLGSSSFSVAIKLAPDRKKFMDIICGTGDINADIERFCAAFSPLLAENHKFLASVGMDDLKAS; encoded by the exons ATGGAGGGGACCGTGTTCGCACCCTCCCTCCAAGGGATGAAGCACGTCAAGTCAGACAGCGGCGTCATTCTAACCAAGCCGTTTCTTGAAGTCTGCAAGCACATTCTCCCTGTGCTAG ATAAATTTGGATCTGCCATGTCCATCGTGAAGAGCGACATTGGTGGCAATATTTCA AGGCTGGAGGCCAAATATGCATCTGATCCTACAAAGTACGAGCAGCTGCACAACATGGTGCAAGTGGAAGTGGCCTCTAAGACAGCCAAAAGCTCTAGTAGTTGTACCAATGGGCTTTTATGGTTGACAAG AGCCATGGACTTCTTGGTTGCGCTGTTCCATAACTTGGTACAGCACACCGATTGGCAGATGCCACAAGTCTGCAGCGATGCTTATAGAAATACTCTCAGGAAATGGCATGGTTGGCTGGGGAGTTCGAGCTTCTCG GTTGCCATAAAGCTTGCTCCAGACAGGAAGAAGTTCATGGATATCATTTGTGGCACAGGTGATATAAATGCAGATATTGAGAGGTTCTGTGCAGCGTTCTCCCCTTTACTGGCAGAAAACCACAAGTTTCTG GCTAGCGTCGGCATGGATGATCTTAAAGCATCTTGA